The Cylindrospermum stagnale PCC 7417 genome segment CTCTGAGTCAAAAGCAGCTACAATATGCAGCAATGGATACGGTTTATTTGGCTGCTGTGCATCGTCGCTTACTCGAAATTTATAACCCTAATGCTGTCAGTGATATTTTTACTATGGTAAATAATGGTTCTAAAGCTAAAACTGAAAATTCATCTTTAACTCCTACTAAAGTCAGGGTTGCTTTTGAATGTCCCCGACTATTTTATCTAAATCATAAATTTGGCGATAAGGCAATATTTTTTCCTAAAAATGCCGCTGTTGGTATTGGTAACGCTTTTCACCAATTAGCAGATGATTTTGTTAAATTAGTTCTTACTGATACACAATTTAAATTACTGTTTCAGTTACCCGCATCCCAGCTAAATATAGACGAAACTTCCTCGCAAATTCAACAAATATTTTATCAAATCAAATTTTTTCCGTATCTACAAGAAACTGTAAGTAAAGATGCTAGTAAAGCATCTGCATTATTGCAAGTTTGGCAGGGAATGCAAGGACTAATTAGACAATTCACTGAATTATTGATAATCAATCGGCGTTCTTGCAGTGCAGAAACAGTTATTGGTAGTACTTTTATTTCTGAAGAACGCAGTATTGAGAATTATTTTAATTTACCAGATGGGACAAAGCAACTGGTAAGAGGAGAATTTGATTGCTTGGTTTTCAACTGTGAATTAAAACGCCTTTGTATGGTAGAGTTTAAAACCTATCAACCTGTAGATCCAGCAGCGCAATTAGCCCAAGTTTCTCTCTATAGTTATATGCTATGGCAAAAGAAAAAGGTAGCGGTTGATTCAGCGGTTTACTGTGTTTTGCCAGAGTTTAAAGAATATCGATATTCTTGGGAACAGCTAGAAAATACGGTTCATCAATTAATTCCCTACAAATTATTACAAATGCAACAATGGCTGAGTTGGGAATCTCCAAATCCTAACCCACCACCAGTTACAACCCAGCCTCATCTGTGTGAAATTTGCCCCCAGCAGCAAAAGTGTCAGACTTTATTTGTTGATGTAAATTTAGATCCCCCCCAGCCCCCCTTAAAAAGGGGGGAGAAAGAGACTAATATAGATGCGGGATATTTTTTTAAAACGGGTGAGACAGATACTAATATAGATGCAGAATTTGAACCAACTCAACCTTCTTTTAAAAGTAGAGAGACATCGAGAAAGAATAATCAGCAGTCACCGGACGCCGATGTAATGGGAGAAGCTTTGGTGACTACTTTGCAATCTTTTAAAATTAAAGTAGATTACCAAGGTGCTGCTGTGGGGCCAGCTTTTATCCGGGTGAAGCTTAAACCTCATTTAGGCGTGAGTGTTAGTTCTATTCTCCGCTTATCTAACGATTTACAAGTGCAGTTGGGGTTAGCTAATCCGCCGCTAATTGCTCCGCAAGCTGGGTATGTGAGTATTGACTTGCCTCGTGCAGATCGACAAATTGCTAGCTTTGATGAGTATATTCAGCCGCATTTTTTACCTGCGACAGCATCTGTGAAAATTGCCCTTGGGGTGAGTATTGAGGGGGAGTTGGTAGAGGCTGATTTATCTGATCCGAATACTTGTCATTTTTTGGTGGGTGGGACAACCGGCAGTGGTAAGAGTGAATTTTTGCGATCGCTACTCCTGAGTCTACTCAATCGCCATTCTCCCCAAAACCTGAAAATTGCCCTGGTTGATCCCAAGCGCGTCACCTTTCCAGAGTTTGAGCAAATGTCTTGGTTATATTCCCCAGTCGTCAAAGATAGCGATCGCGCCATCGAACTCATGGAAGAACTGGTTGCAGAGATGGAGTCCCGTTACCAGCGGTTTGAAAAAGCTCGGTGTGCAGATTTAAGCGGCTACAATCAACGTTCCTCCCAACCTTTACCCCGTATTGTCTGCATTTTTGATGAATATGCCGACTTTATGGCCGAAAAAGAAATCCGCACAGCATTAGAACAAAGCATTCAACGACTGGGTGCTAAGGCTAGAGCATCTGGTATACATCTCATTATCGCCACGCAACGTCCCGAAGCTAAAGTAGTTACTCCCTTAATTCGCTCAAATCTACCAGGACGAGTTGCCCTACGTACAGCTAGTGAAGCAGACTCTAGCATTGTTCTGGGGGGCAAACAAACAGCAGCAGCTTATCTTTTAGGTAAAGGCGATTTACTCTATCAAATCGGCTCTCAACAGCATCGCTTACAAAGTTTATTGGCGACAACTATTCGCCTGCCTTCAGTTTAGAGGATGTTTAAAAAGTTGTTAGTGATAAATCAAACACTCGTAGATCCCCCTAAATCCCCCTTAAAAAGGGGGACTTTGAAAAGTTTTTGCCCCCCTTTTTAAGGGGGGTTGGGGGGATCTCGATCAATTTTGATACATTTCAAACAACCTCTTAGACTGAATGCACCCCACACTGATATAATCTGACTGCCTCAATGGACAAAGTAGCGCTAAAAGAACTTTTTTGCATCCCGAAAAAGATTAAATTTAGTGAAAGTTTAAATAAATCAGGTAATGTGTACGCAACCTAGATGGGAATGCGTCATCAGAGGAATTAAGCGATGGGATATGTAATTGCAACAGCAAATATGAAAGGCGGCGTAGGTAAAACTACACTCACCGTTAACTTAGCTACTTGTTTAGCGAAGAATTATGGAAAGCGGGTGCTTGTCTTAGATTTAGATAGCCAAATTAGTGCCACACTCAGTTTAATGTCGCCTTTAGACTTTGCCAAGCGTCGCAAACAAAGAAAGACATTTAGGTATTTGCTAGACGAAATTATCAATCCTGATCCTGATGCTAAACTGACGGTGCAGGATATCGTTCACTCTAAAGTATGTAATCTCCCTGGACTAGATTTATTACCGGGAGATATTGACTTGTATGATGAATTTGTTGTTTCAGAAATGCTGCATCAACAATCTGTTGCTTTGGGTGAACAAGATTTTGAAAGGATTTGGAATCGCTTTGAAAGGGTTTTGATTAATAACATTTTAAAACCAGTCCGTGAAGAATATGATTTTATTCTTTTAGATTGCGCTCCTGGTTATAATCTCTTGACTCGTAGCGCTTTAGCTGCTAGTGATTTCTATATTCTGCCTGCTAAACCAGAACCTTTATCTGTAGTGGGTATTCAATTACTTGAAAGACGCATTGCTCAGTTAAAAGATAGTCATGAATTAGAAGCTAAAATTGATATCAAAATGCTGGGTATTGTGTTTAGTATGTCTAGCGCTAACTTGCTTAATGGTAGATATTACAAACAAGTGATGCACCGCGTTATCGAAGATTTTGGTGTAGATAAAATTTGTAAGGCACAAATTCCTGTTGATGTGAATGTTGCTAAAGCTGTAGATAGTTTTATGCCGGCGGTTTTGCTTAGTCCTAATTCGGCTGGTTCTAAAGCCTTTAATCAGTTGACTCAGGAGTTGTTGCAGAAGTTGTAAATTTATCTTAAACGTAGGACAGGCGAGACGCCTGTCCAGAATAGCAGGCGAGACGCCTGCTCTACGGGTTAAAATTCCCCAGCTAAAGCGGGAATGCAGCGTTCACAGAGTAACGGATGTTCTGCTGATTCACCGACATGGGTAGAATAGTTCCAACAGCGATCGCATTTTTGCCCCTCTGCATTCACTATCCCAATTCCCCAGGAATCAGACTGCAAGCTGTATTTCAACCCTTGCAGTGCTTCTGGACTAGCCAATACTTCCACCTGAGAAGTCAGGAATAAATACCGCGGTTCATCAATACCATTACCGCTGGCTGGATTCAGGGATTCTACTGTGGCGCGTAATTGCTCATCAGCCACATACAGCAAGGTTTTCGCCTCTAGGGAAGAACCAATCAATTTTTCTAGCCTAGCTTGTTCTAACACCTTATTAACCTCGGTGCGAAGTTGCCGCAATTGTTCCCAAGATTTCGCTAATTCTGGATTTTGCCATTTATCTGCCAACTGCACCCAACCGGCTTCAAACACTGACTTGTAGGGAGTTTTGTAGGGGATAAATTGCCAGATATCTTCAGCAGTATGACACAACACGGGTGCGATCGCCTTGACTAAATTCTCTAACGCAATCTGCAACACCGTTTGACAACTGCGACGACGGAAAGCATCGGTAGAACTGATATACAGTCTATCCTTCGCCACATCTAAATAGAAATTGGATAAATCCACAACGCAGAAATTCTGCACAGTTTGGAAAAAGCGGAAAAATTGGAAACTGTCAAAAGCTTCCGTCACCTCATTAAACACCTCACGGATGCGGTGCAGCATATACTTATCGAGTTCTGGCAATTTCTCGAAAGGTACTGCATCTGTCTCCGGGTTAAAATCATCCAAGCTACCCAACAAAAACCGCGCCGTATTGCGAATTTTATTCCGCACATCTGCGAGTTGCTTAATGATATTGCTTCCCAACCGCACATCAGAGGAATAATCAACCGAAGACACCCACAACCGCAGCACATCTGCACCATAAGCCGGTTGTTGTTTCTGGTCTTTTCCTCCCTGAAGAATCAACTGAGGATCAACCACATTCCCCACCGATTTACTCATTTTCCGGCCATTTTCATCCAACACAAAACCATGAGTTAACACAGTTTTGTAAGGTGCAATGCCATTTACCGCCACACTGGTGAGCAAGCTAGACTGGAACCAACCGCGATGTTGATCAGAACCTTCTAAATACATATCCACAGGGTAGCGCAACTCAGGACGCTGCTTGGCAACTGCTGCCCAAGATGAGCCAGAATCAAACCAGACATCCATTGTATCTGTACCTCTGCGGTAAGTTTTGCCATCGTTGCGGTATTGTTCTGGTAACAACTCCTCAACCGACAATTCCCACCAAGCATCAGAACCCTTTTCAGCGATAATTGCCTGAACGTGGTTGATAGTTTCCGCATTTAGCAAAACTTCCCCAGTAGCTTCATCATAAAACACCGGAATCGGAACACCCCAACTGCGCTGACGGGAGATGCACCAATCAGAACGCTCTGCTATCATTGGGGTAATGCGGTTTTCACCTTGGGCAGGAATCCACCTTACGGATGCGATCGCATTTAGAGCAGCTTCCCGAAAACCCTCAACCGAAGCAAACCACTGCTCAGTCGCCCGGAAAATCGTTGGTTTTTTCGTCCGCCAATCATAGGGATACTTATGTTGATAAGCTTCCTCCTTCAACAAAGAACCCGCCTCAGTCAGCGCATCAATCACCGCCTGATTCCCATCACCCAACACATTTAAGCCAACAAACTTACCCGCCTCAGCCGTAAAATTACCATTATCATCAACAGGCGCCAGGATAGGCAAACCATACCGCTGACCCACAATGTAATCTTCTTGACCATGACCAGGCGCAGTATGTACCAACCC includes the following:
- a CDS encoding DNA translocase FtsK, whose protein sequence is MHYLKEAAEIYKQISQLALAKTLWVDTEIADWNTPYPKLALIQVLADPTDLTGESAYLFDVLGKQDLADFFINQIMVNSQIEKVFHSAGFDLKYLGKTLAQNVTCTLKLAQKIKRQVLQTTNLKLKTLAAELCHFSNVDADEGKSDWGKRPLSQKQLQYAAMDTVYLAAVHRRLLEIYNPNAVSDIFTMVNNGSKAKTENSSLTPTKVRVAFECPRLFYLNHKFGDKAIFFPKNAAVGIGNAFHQLADDFVKLVLTDTQFKLLFQLPASQLNIDETSSQIQQIFYQIKFFPYLQETVSKDASKASALLQVWQGMQGLIRQFTELLIINRRSCSAETVIGSTFISEERSIENYFNLPDGTKQLVRGEFDCLVFNCELKRLCMVEFKTYQPVDPAAQLAQVSLYSYMLWQKKKVAVDSAVYCVLPEFKEYRYSWEQLENTVHQLIPYKLLQMQQWLSWESPNPNPPPVTTQPHLCEICPQQQKCQTLFVDVNLDPPQPPLKRGEKETNIDAGYFFKTGETDTNIDAEFEPTQPSFKSRETSRKNNQQSPDADVMGEALVTTLQSFKIKVDYQGAAVGPAFIRVKLKPHLGVSVSSILRLSNDLQVQLGLANPPLIAPQAGYVSIDLPRADRQIASFDEYIQPHFLPATASVKIALGVSIEGELVEADLSDPNTCHFLVGGTTGSGKSEFLRSLLLSLLNRHSPQNLKIALVDPKRVTFPEFEQMSWLYSPVVKDSDRAIELMEELVAEMESRYQRFEKARCADLSGYNQRSSQPLPRIVCIFDEYADFMAEKEIRTALEQSIQRLGAKARASGIHLIIATQRPEAKVVTPLIRSNLPGRVALRTASEADSSIVLGGKQTAAAYLLGKGDLLYQIGSQQHRLQSLLATTIRLPSV
- a CDS encoding ParA family protein, yielding MGYVIATANMKGGVGKTTLTVNLATCLAKNYGKRVLVLDLDSQISATLSLMSPLDFAKRRKQRKTFRYLLDEIINPDPDAKLTVQDIVHSKVCNLPGLDLLPGDIDLYDEFVVSEMLHQQSVALGEQDFERIWNRFERVLINNILKPVREEYDFILLDCAPGYNLLTRSALAASDFYILPAKPEPLSVVGIQLLERRIAQLKDSHELEAKIDIKMLGIVFSMSSANLLNGRYYKQVMHRVIEDFGVDKICKAQIPVDVNVAKAVDSFMPAVLLSPNSAGSKAFNQLTQELLQKL
- the ileS gene encoding isoleucine--tRNA ligase, whose amino-acid sequence is MTETGKYKDTVKLPKTKFDMRANASKREPEIQKFWEENQIYSRLSQENPGELFILHDGPPYANGSLHIGHALNKILKDIINRYQLLKGRKVRYVPGWDCHGLPIELKVLQNMKSAERQNLTTLQLRQKAQEFALKTVDDQRESFKQYGVWGDWNNPYLTLKPEYEAAQIGVFGEMFLKGYIYRGLKPVHWSPSSKTALAEAELEYPEGHVSRSIYAAFPVTGVSEALKSSLAAYLPDLAVAIWTTTPWTIPGNLAVAVNADLHYSVVEVEPHPPTPSPQARRGSEEEVVSSTPQAGSEEFTSPSLLAERGTEGVRFRYLIVAAELVERLAAFLDVELTVRATFSGKDLEGTTYRHPLFDRESPVVVGGDYITTDSGTGLVHTAPGHGQEDYIVGQRYGLPILAPVDDNGNFTAEAGKFVGLNVLGDGNQAVIDALTEAGSLLKEEAYQHKYPYDWRTKKPTIFRATEQWFASVEGFREAALNAIASVRWIPAQGENRITPMIAERSDWCISRQRSWGVPIPVFYDEATGEVLLNAETINHVQAIIAEKGSDAWWELSVEELLPEQYRNDGKTYRRGTDTMDVWFDSGSSWAAVAKQRPELRYPVDMYLEGSDQHRGWFQSSLLTSVAVNGIAPYKTVLTHGFVLDENGRKMSKSVGNVVDPQLILQGGKDQKQQPAYGADVLRLWVSSVDYSSDVRLGSNIIKQLADVRNKIRNTARFLLGSLDDFNPETDAVPFEKLPELDKYMLHRIREVFNEVTEAFDSFQFFRFFQTVQNFCVVDLSNFYLDVAKDRLYISSTDAFRRRSCQTVLQIALENLVKAIAPVLCHTAEDIWQFIPYKTPYKSVFEAGWVQLADKWQNPELAKSWEQLRQLRTEVNKVLEQARLEKLIGSSLEAKTLLYVADEQLRATVESLNPASGNGIDEPRYLFLTSQVEVLASPEALQGLKYSLQSDSWGIGIVNAEGQKCDRCWNYSTHVGESAEHPLLCERCIPALAGEF